Genomic window (Rhizobium brockwellii):
CGGCGGTGGTGGTCGGACAACACCTGCGGATCGCATGCCAGGGTACGCAAATTCCGGGCTGTGCAGGCAGATTAAAGCGGCAATCAGCCGCTGCCGGTTGGGCAAAATATTTTCACCCCCTGAGAGAGCCTGAGTTTACACTCGAGCGGCTCCGGAATCTCCCACATGGTTCTTGGAACTACAGTCCTAATCTCGACGGTTACGACGATCCGGTTCATCTGGCGGCAAAGCTCCTAG
Coding sequences:
- a CDS encoding CGNR zinc finger domain-containing protein, coding for MGGWLFLDEFRGGHRRWWSDNTCGSHARVRKFRAVQAD